The Pseudomonas sp. Marseille-Q3773 DNA window TGACTGAAACCTTCTCTGAATTCGACCCCGCCCAGTACCTCACTACCCCTGAAGCAATCGCGCAGTTCATGACCGACGCACTCGAGACCGGCGATGCCGGCTATGTCGCCAAGGCTGTAGGCGTGGTAGCACGTGCAAAAGGCATGAGCGAGCTGGCGAAAGAAACCGGCCTGTCGCGCGAGCAGCTCTATCGGTCTTTCAGTGAGCATGGCAACCCGACTCTGAAATCGTTCCTGACCGTGATGAAGGCACTGGGCATAGACATGACGGCGCAGCCTCACCTCGCGGGCCATCGGTCAAGGCCGTTGAACTAACGGCCAGGTACACGCCTCCACTGGGCATCAACACCGCCGGAGGTATAAAGGATGAAACCGCTGCTGCCCATTGCCTGCGCCACGGCCCTGTTCTGCGCCCTGCCCGTCTGGGCCTGCACGCCGGAAGAAGCGACGCAGAAACGTGAAGAGCTGGCCGGGTTGGTTACCCAGCTGACCGAGCAGAACCCGCAGAAGGCCAAGGAGATCAATGACGAGCTGCAAGAAATGGAGCTGGGAACGGCGAGCAAGGACTTGCCCGACAAGTGTCAGCTGATCGACAAGCGGATCAAGGAGCTGAAAGCGGCAGAGAAGAAGGCTGACTGACCGCTTGCCGCCGGCGTGCGCCCTGTAGGAGCGGCCTTGCGTCGCGAAAGGGCCGCAAAGCGGCCCCCGGATGGATGCGTCAGTGCGGGAATCTCGGGGCTGCTGCGCAGCCCTTTCGCGACGCAAGGCCGCTCCTACAAAGAGAACGCATCAGCCTGTGAGGGGCGCCGATTACTCCGCCGCCGCCTTGCGCTTCTTCAACGGCGCCAGGCCATCGGCGCTGGCCAGCGGTGCATTGGCCTTCGGCTTGGCGCTTGGCTTGCGCTTGGCCGCGGCTTTCTTGTCACCCGACTTCTTCTCGACCTTTTTCTTCTTGCTGCCGGCCGCCTTGCCCGAGGCCTTGACCTTCTTCGGCCCGTTGTAGGTGCCCTTCACTTCCTTGATCACCCGGCGCTCGAACTGCTGCTTGAGGTAGCGCTCGATGCTCGACATCAGGTTCCAGTCATTGTGGGTGATCAGCGAGATCGCCAGGCCTTCGCCACCGGCACGGCCAGTACGGCCCACGCGGTGCACATACTCGTCACCGCTGCGCGGCATGTCGAAGTTGATCACCAGGTCCAGGCCGTCGATGTCCAGGCCACGGGCGGCCACGTCGGTGGCCACCAGCACCTTGGAACTGCCCTGCTTGAAGCGTTCCAGGGCCAGCTTGCGGTCCTTCTGGTCCTTTTCGCCGTGCAGCACGAAGGCCTTCACGTCCTTGGCCACCAGGTGGCCGTAGATGCGGTCGGCCAGGGCGCGGGTGTTGGTGAAGATGATCGCCTTGTCGAACGTCTCGTTGGCCAGCAGCCACTGCACGATCTGCTCTTTGTGCTGGTCGTGGTCGGCGGTGATGATCTGCTGGCGGGTGCCTTCGGCCAGCTGCGAGACGCTATTGAGCATCAGGTGTTCTGGGTCTTTCAGCACCTTGCCGATGATATCGCGCAGCGCCGCACCGCCGGTGGTGGCCGAGAACAGCAGGGTCTGCTGGCGGTTCTCGCACTCCTTGCACAGGCGCTCCATGTCTTCGGCGAAGCCCATGTCGAGCATGCGGTCGGCTTCGTCGAGGATCAGTACCTGCACATGGGACAGGTCGAGGTTGCCGGCATTCAGCTGCTCGAGCAGGCGGCCGGGGGTACCGATCAGCACGTCCGGCACCTTGCGCAGCATGGCGGCCTGTTCCTTGAAGTCTTCGCCACCAGTGACCAGGCCGGCCTTGATATAGGTGAACTGCGCGAACAGCTGCACCTGCTTGAGGGTTTGCTGGGCCAGTTCACGGGTCGGCAGCAGGATCAGCGCGCGGATCTCCACACGGCGCTCGCGCAGGTCGACCAGGCGGTTGAGCAGTGGCAGCACGAAGGCTGCGGTCTTGCCGCTGCCGGTCTGTGCGGTCACGCGCAGGTCACGCCCTTGCAGGGCCAGGGGGATGGCCGCGGCCTGCACCGGGGTTGGCTCGACAAAGTTAAGCTCGGCCACGGCTTTAAGCAGGCGTTCGTGCAGGGCGAATTGGGAGAACACGGAGGTAACCTCAGGCAAGTGCGGAAATTCAGTTGCATAGGGTAACGTTTTCTCTCGCCGGAGCCGAATTTCTTTTGGCAACTTCATTGCCATCCGCGCTCTAATGGCGCTTCGTTTGGCAACAAGACTGTACGCAAGCCCATGGATATCCAACGAATCTGGCGTGACTCCCTCGACCTGTGGGGCACCCTCGACCGCCATCCGATGCTGCACGCGGCCATTGGCCTGGCGGTGCTGCTGCTGATCTCCCTGGTCATCGGCCGCCTGGCGCGCTTCCTGGTGCTGCATGGCGCCCGCCTGCTGGCCCGCCAGCCAGCGCTGAGGTGGCTGGACGACTTGCGCAACAACAAGGTCTTCCACCGCCTGGCCCAGACCACGCCGTCGCTGGTGCTGCAGTTCGGCCTGAAACTGGTGCCGGAGCTGTCCGATACCGCCCAGCACTTCCTCGGCAATGTCGCCCTGGCCTTCACCCTGCTGTTCATGACCCTGGCGCTGTCGTGCCTGCTGGATGCCCTGCTCGACATCTACGCCCGCACCGAACACGCCCGCACCCGCTCGATCAAGGGCTACGTGCAACTGGCCAAGATGATGCTGTGGATCTTCGCCGCCATCGTCATCGTCGCCACCCTGATCGACCGCTCACCGCTGTTGCTGCTGTCGGGCCTGGGTGCGATGTCGGCGGTGCTGCTGTTGGTGTACAAGGACACCCTGCTGTCGTTCGTCGCCAGCGTGCAGCTGACCAGCAACGACATGCTGCACGTGGGTGACTGGATCGAAATGCCGCAGGTGGGCGCCGATGGCGATGTGGTCGATATCACCCTGCACACGGTGAAGGTGCAGAACTTCGACAAGACCATCGTCTCCATCCCCACCTGGCGCCTGATGAGCGAGTCGTTCCGCAATTACCGCGGCATGCAGCAGTCCGGTGGCCGGCGCATCAAGCGCAGCCTGTTCATCGACGCCGCCGGGGTGCGCTTCCTCACCCGCGAAGAAGAACAGCGCCTGAGCCAGGTGCACCTGCTGGCCGACTACCTGGCCGCCAAGCGCCAGGAGCTGCAGCGCTGGAACGAGGCCATGGGCCCGGTAGCCGAGTTGTCGGCCAACCGCCGCAAGCTCACCAATATCGGTACCTTCCGCGCCTTTGCCCTGGCCTACCTGAAGAACCACCCCAACGTGCACCCGAACATGACCTGCATGGTGCGACAGATGCAGACCACCGCCGAGGGCGTGCCGCTGGAGATCTACTGCTTTACCACTACGACGGTGTGGGCGGATTACGAGCGGATCCAGGGGGATATCTTCGATTACTTGCTGGCGGTGTTGCCGGAGTTCGGGCTGAGCTTGTATCAGCAGCCGAGTGGCAATGACATGCGGGTGGGTTTGGCGGGGCGTACGATGCCAGAGCCGGCGCCGCGCCGGCTTGAAGAAATGAACGAGGTTTGAGAGTACCGGGGCTGCTGTGCAGCCCCTTCCCTTCTCAAGGCCGCTCAGAGTGGCGCGGCTGGACTGCGGTTCTCAGCGCTTTTCATCATGCCAAGTTCGGCATCATCGAGCAGGGCCTTGGCCAAGGCGCAGAGGTAGTGCGAGGCCCAGAGTAGCTGGGGTTTGTCTTCCATCAGTCCGTCGATGGATAAGTCGCGGGCATAGCCCATCAGTTCTGAAGCCTGTTCGCGAGCATTCTGGCAAGGGATGCCTGGCTCGATGCGAAACAGAGGATGGGTCTGGTTTTCGCCTTGGTAGAAGGTGGTTTTGCCCACCGTGACTGGGGTTTCTTCGATGGCCATTGGTTCATCTCCCTGAAATTGCAGGTGCCTGGGCTGGCCCTGCCGCCGGCAAGCCGGACTCCCACCAGGCGCAGCCCCAGGCGAATCATGATGTGATTAATGCAACGTCTGCGGGTCTGCTGGCCTTTGGACTTGAGCCAGCGCTGATTCGAGCAATCTGCGGAGGGCTTCCAGTTCGTGCATCGACGTCATGATCAACACCGAGACGGGTGATTTTGGTTGCATCAATACAGCTTGCTGAGCAACGGCTTCGGCGCATAGCGCGTAGTCCGCGGCCATCAGCAGCGTGTCTTCCAGGGAATGGAGGTTGCAGGGTGGGTCGGGGACTATCTTCAGCATGGTGTAACCCTCAATTTGTGATTGGGACTACCGCCATTTGCTGTCAAACAAAGGGTGGCAGCTGTGCACGGGTTGACAGACCGGTCAAATTGAGAAACCCGGCGCACCCGAAGGCGCCCCACGCACAGCTGCCATTGAAGGCAAAGCTGGGGATTGTAATTTGAATCGGCCTGTCAAAGCCGGTCGTTGGATCGCAACGACTCGCTGAGACTAGTGGTCAACTCGGAGCACTACAATGGGTGGCAGTATCTTTGGGAAATGCCCTACAAGGAAGGGGCGAAATCTGATTTTCAGCCGCTAGGGATAACACATAGCACATCGTTTTGATGGTAGAGGCGCGACACTCGGCACTCCGATTCGCAGCAAGGAGGCGCATTGAACCCCTGTAACAACTTGATTTTATTGACCAATTTCCTCGCTAGAAAGAGGGTATTGCACTCCATGCTGGCAAATGGCAATTTCTCAGTCGGATCAGGCCATCACCGAATGGAAACAACATGCCAAATACCTATAATATTTACAAAGTTAAACACCACAAAATCAACGAGCTAAAGGAAAAGCTTAAATCTGTAGGCCTGATCGAACAAAAAACAATCCCCACTCCAAATTACTCCAAGACGTTTTATTTCTCAGAAAACATCAAAGGTAATGATATCTGGTGGTGGAACACATACAGAGAGTTCTTCAACGACAACGTGAAAGAGCCAAAAAATACCTTTAATTTTGGCATGCTACTATGCCAAAACCTAGAAGACCAGGAGCAAATCTACGCAGTGAGCTTGGGGAAGTCTCACTTCTATCTATCCAAATTCATTCACCTTGATTTCGGAATTGATCTTGCGATACGCGTTGCAGATGAAAATACAATCCTACTAAAAAAAAGCCGTTATTTCACTGGTACAAAGCGCCAAGACGTGTCCTCTTATCAGCGCTTCCAGATCGATAGCTATGAAGCAGGCGAGTCGGTCGACCACTTGAAACTCAAGGCCGCCAACAAGGATATTTGGGGCGATCGCAACATAATTTTTGCCGATTCCATTCAGATGGACATGGATAAACAACCTTTGGAATTATCGGCAATCTTTCAACAGATTGATGAAAGTTTTCGTGGTGAAAAAATCATTCACCTACCTAAGCTTGAATCTGTAGATGCTGAAGCAGCAAGTGAACTTGATAAACTACTGCTCAATCACCTCAAAAATGCGGACGGCGAAGTTCTTATTGAAGAATTTCAGGTGCACGGGATAGCGATATGCTTTAGCTTCCATGATTACGACTATGAAATCAAGGCAAAAGTAGACAAGGGTAATTATCGCCAGGTTCTAGGCAACACCATTGACATCCAGGCCATATCAGAGTTTCTGGTGGCTCACGCTGATATCACCGATATTAACAATATCTCCGTTCAATTCAAAAGCGAAGACTCAGGTCGATTCACACGCCCCCTAAAAGAGATTCTAGACTGTCCAATTGAATATGAAGATCAGCATTACTTCCTTAAAAGTGGCGAATGGTTCGTCTTCAATCAGACGTTCATGTCCTACTTAAAACGATCTCTAGGCAATATTGAAGTAAAACTGGAGGAGCCACTGGTCGAGTCTGCATTCATTGTCTGGCAAACAGAAAAGCGGGAAAATGCGAACCCAGAAGATGACAAAATCGACTATCGCGAGGCCTATTTCAATCAAAAAATATGTAAAGACCGGGACTATGAACTCCTAGACAGGGTTCTGACAGACATTAAGTCACTTGAACAGAAAAGGCGGAACTACCAGGTAGAAGTTGCCGACCTCTACAATAACGGCGAAATAATATCGGTAAAAATCTCCAAGAAAAAACCAGAACTAATCTACAATATCGAGCAATCCCGGGACGCTATCACCTTAATAAAAAACAAGACAATCAAATTTGACAAGGAATTCAACAGCGCCGCTCTTTGGTTTGTATTTGAAGACATTGTAGAAAAAATAACCGATGTAAACTCTATCCAATTCCTTCTAGCTGTAGAATCCTGGCATAAATTAGTCAAAAGCCATGGACTCACCCCTAGGATCTACATATCTAAACACGAAAGAGACGTTGAGAAAAAAAGAAAGAAAAAGGCGTAACTCCCATCATATATTTTAGAGCCCAATAGAACGCCATTTCAATTGTTAAGCTCCGAAAAAAGTAATGACGAAGCGTCAGGAGAAGGCACATTGCGATGGGCTAAGCTATGATTCTTTGGCATTGAGGTCTCAGCATGGAATATCACATTCGCCCGGCCACGAGCAAAGATGCAGCAGCGATTAGCCGAGTAGCTTTAGCCGCACTGCGTGAGTCAAACTCACAGGATTACCCACCTGATGTGATCGCTCAGGTTGAGCGAAGCTTTTCTCTTGAAGTCGTGACAGCACAACTGACTAAGCGTATGGTCTTCGTGGCTTTACTTGGCGAAAAAATTATAGGCACTGCCGGTCTCGACGCTGACGTAGTCAGAAGTGTTTTCGTTGACCCGGCTCACCAAAAAGTCGGTGTCGGACGGCATTTGATGAAGGTCATTCATGCAACCGCTGTCCGCGCCGGTGTTGGCACTGTACGTGTGGCATCGTCGATTACAGCAGAAAAGTTTTATGCCGCTTTGGGTTATCAGAGAATTCGCGACGAGTTTTATGGGGTAGAGCGCACCATCGTTATGGAAAAACGGCTCTAGGACTTGTCTAGCCCTTACCCACTTATGCTGCAACTCAATCATTTTACTCGCCCAGCTGCTTCGGCAGCCGCGTGAGTACATGTTGTAAATAGTTGGATCGTATCCATTCACGCTTCGACTGGATCAGGCTCTTGATCGCCGCTGTCCGTCTGCCGCTGTGCAAGTCTGTAGTCGAGGGTTTGGTGTGATTGAGCGCTCAATTGATAACCATAGCAAAACCGAATCTCGCCAGGTTCAAGAAGGCTCGTGCTTGATATAAGGGCTGGTCTGGCGGGCGTGCGACGCCAGAACCGAACGCCGCACCGGCTTGAGGAAATGAACGACCGGGGCTGCTATGCAGCCCCCTTCCCTTCTCAAGGCCGCGTCAGGGAAGCGCATTCCTTGGTTGCCAACAATGGCTTGTTCTCACGGCCGTGGACCATGCAATACAGCGCCCCAGCCAGGATCAGCCCCATCGCCCAGCTAATGTCCGCCCCCAGCCACTCAGCCACGAAGCCCGTGTAGAACGACAGCTTCATGAACGGGATGGTACCGATGATCGAAACCGCATACACCGCCAGGCTCCGACGATTGAAGCAGCCGTACCGCCCCTTGGCGTCATACAGCGCCCCAACATCATAGTCGCCACGGCACACCCAGTAGTAATCCACCAGGTTGATCGCGCTCCATGGGATCAGCAGGTATAGCTGGCCGATCAGGATGTCGGCAAAGAACGTATCGAAATTGTACTGGGTGGCGATGGCAATCACCGTTGCCGCTGCGGTCAGGCCAGCCATTACCAACGCCTTGGCCGTCGCAGTCACGCGGCGGATGGTCTTGAACGCGCCAAAGATGGTGACCGACGACATGTAGGCGCTGTACAGACACAGGACGTTGTACTGGATCACCCCCAGCGCGATCACTGCCAGCGCCAACGGCGCCCACGGGCCAAACAAGGCGGCGATGGCTGTGGCCGGGTCATGGCCCAGGGCCGACGGCAGTTCCACGGCCACCAGCGCGCCCAGTGCCATCATGGCGAAGGAGCCCAGCGCACAACCGCAGTAGGTGGCCCAGAACGTCGCGCGCGGGTTGACGTTGGCCGGGAGGTAACGCGAATAGTCGGCCACATAGGGGCCATAGCCCAGCGTCCATGAGGCCGACTGGGCCACGATCAGGTTGAATGCGGTGAACGAAAAGCCGGTACTCACCGCCGTCGTGGTTGCCATGTCGCCAGGGTGCAGCAGGATCAGCACCAGGGCGCCGGCAAACACCAGCGTGGACAACAGGCTCATCCAGGCCCCCAGGCGGTGGATGAGTTCGTAGCCGACAAAGCCGATGACAAAGGTGAGTACCCCGACCACCACGATGGCCTGGTCATCGCTCATCGGCACCAGGGCCTGCAGGGCATTGCGCATCAGCACGCCGCTGGCGGCGAGGAACAGGACGGCGGCGGTGACCATCACCAACAGCGGAAGCGCCGCACCGTGGACGCCGAACTGGGCCCGGCTCTGGATCATCTGGGGCACGCCCAGGTGCGGGCCCTGGGCAGAGTGCGCGGCCATGAACACGGTGCCGATCAGGTTGCCGACCAACAGGCCGAGCAAGGTCCAGCCCAGGCTCAGCCCCGAGGCGACGCCCAGGGTGCCGACCATCAGGGCGGTGATCTGGAAGTTGGAGCTGAACCAGATGGTGAACAACCGTTTGGGCGTACCATAACGCTCAGCGTGTGGGACAAATTCGATACTTCGCGTTTCTAGCTTCACGCCGGTCTCCGGTTTTTATTTTTTTGATTATCGGGTAGCCACCGACGGGTTTCGGGCCCAGTAACGAACGTGTCATAGCTAGCGGCGCCATGCCTTGCCTGATAACGGCAGGCTACCCAGGCGGCTCATCCACACCGACGCCAGGATCACCGCCCCGCCGAGCAACAGCCGGCCCAATGGCTCGTGCTGGTTCCAGATCAGCAGGTTCAGCAGCAACCCAACCGGCACATGCAGGTTGTTCATCACCGCCAGCGTCGCGCCGGAAACCAGGCAGGCGCCCTTGTTCCACCAGTACAGGCCCAGTGCCGTCGGGCACAGGCCGAGGAACAGCAACACCAGCCACTGCACGTCGGTGCTCGGCAGGTGCTGGGCGTTGCCGAACAGCAGGAACGCTGGCAACACCACGATCAGCGCGCCCAGATAGAAGTAGCCGAAGCGCTTGTAGTGCGGCAGGTCGCTGGGGTGGCGTGCGACCAGGTGGCGGTACAGCACCTGGCCGGCGGCGTAGGTGAAGTTGGCCAGTTGCAGCAGCAGGAAGCCGATGAAGAACTCGCCGCTGATGGTGTCGAAGCGGATCACCGCAGCGCCGGCCACCGCCACCAGCGCTGCCACCAGGGCCCAGGGGTTGAAGCGGCGGTTCATGGCATCTTCGATCAGGGTCACGTGCAATGGCGTGAGGATGGTGAACAGCAGCACCTCCGGGACGGTAAGCACACGGAAGCTGAGGTACAGGCAGACGTAGGTGATGCCGTACTGCAACGCGCCGATCAGCAGCATCGAGCGCATGAAGCGTGGTTCGACCTGGCGCCAGCGGGTCAGTGGCAGGAACACCAGGCCAGCCAGCACCACGCGCGCGAGCACGGCGAAGTAGCTGTCGACGTGCCCGGCCAGGTACTCGCCGATCAGGCTGAAGGAAAACGCCTGGATCAGCGCGACGATTATCAGGTAGCCCATGGGTGCCTCTCGTGGATCAAGGGCGCGACCTTAGCGGGTTGTGGCGAATGAGTTCAACCATGAGGAATGTAAGGACGGCAGCGCATGCGGTCTTTGTAGGAGCGGCCTTGCGTCGCGATGGGGTGCGAAGCAGCCCCGGCGATTTGTGCTGCTGTGCTGAGATCCTGGGGGCTGCTTCGCACCCCATCGCGACACAAGGCCGCTCCTACACAGAGCCAGAGCAGAGCGCATGTGCACAGACATAAAAAAGCCCGGCCAATGGCCGGGCAGCTACACCCAAAGGAGCAAAACCAGGTGTCAGGGTTGGGAATTCGTTGCGCCTCAGGCGACCGCGGCCAGCCGGGCCTTGGCCTGGTTCACGCCTTTCTCGTGGAACTCGCCGCTCATGTTCAGGCCTTCGGCGTGGATGAAGTCGACATCGTGAATGCCGATGAAGGCCATGACCTGGCGCAGGTACGGTTCCTGGTGGTCGCTGCTGGCGCCGGCGTGGATGCCGCCACGGGCCGTCAGGACAATGGCACGCTTGCCTGTCAGCAAGCCCTGTGGGCCGGTGGGGGTGTACTTGAAGGTGATGCCGGCACGCAGCACGTGGTCCAGCCAGGCCTTCAGCGTACTGGGGATGGTGAAGTTGTACATCGGCGCAGCCATCACCAGCACGTCAGCGGCGAGCAGTTCATCGGTCAGCTCGTTGGAGCGGGCCAGGGCCTCCAGCTCGGCGGCGCTGCGCTGCTCTTCGGGCTTCATCCAGCCACCCAGCAGGTTGGCGTCCAGATGCGGCACCGGGTTCACCGCCAGGTCACGCACGCTGATCTGGTCGGCCGGGTGGGCGGCCTGCCATTGCTGGATGAAATCACGGGTCAGCTGACGGGAAACGGAATCCTGCTGACGGGCGCTGCTTTCGATGATCAGTACGCGGGACATGGGGTGCCTCCATCGGCAAAAAGGGTTGCGATTCGATGGAGGTGAGATTAAGGCTTGACCTATCGATAAAAAAGCGTAAAAAGTGGGTTCAATCAATCGATTTATCAGTTTATTCCGCGTTGCAGTTCAAGGCGATCCGTAGCTTGATGATCTGCCGGTTGAACTTGGCGGTGACATCGACGCTTTTACCGGCCGGTACGTTCACCCGCCGCACCCGGGGCGCCTCCGGGCCATTGCGGAAGGTGACCTTGCATGCAGCCGGCACCTGCCCATAGTTGTTCAGGGTGATGGCGCCAATGTCGTAAGCCGTGTCGTAGGCGGTGTAGTCGAGCTTGACCCCGGTCAGTTCCTTTTCCACATCGATGGGATAAGCCATGGCCCCGAGGGGCAGGCACATCAGTATTGCCGCACAACATTTCTTCATGGGCCGCTCTCCTTGAAAGAGCGCAGCTTAGGACAACAGGAGCGAAACATGAAAGCGCCGCGCGTAACCCTTGACCAGTGGCGAACCCTGCAGGCAGTGGTCGATCACGGCGGGTTTGCCCAGGCCGCCGAGGCTTTGCACCGCTCACAGTCGTCGGTCAGCTACACCGTGGCGCGCATGCAGGAGCAACTGGGCGTGCCGCTGCTGCGTATCGATGGCCGCAAGGCCGTGCTCACCGAGGCTGGCAATGTGCTGCTGCGCCGTTCGCGCCACCTGGTCAAGCAGGCCAGCCAGCTCGAAGACCTCGCCCACCACATGGAGCAGGGCTGGGAAGCCGAGGTGCGCCTGGTGGTCGACGCCGCCTACCCCAGCGCCCGCCTGGTGCGCGCCCTGGCCGCGTTCATGCCGCAGAGCCGTGGCTGCCGGGTGCGCCTGCGTGAAGAAGTACTGTCCGGGGTCGAGGAAGTGATGCACGAAGGCATCGCCGACCTGGCCATCAGCAGCTACAGCATCGGCGGCTACCTGGGTGCCGAACTGAGCGCGGTGGAGTTCGTCGCCGTCGCCCACCCGGAACACAGCCTGCACCGCCTGGGCCGCGAGCTCACCTTCCAGGACCTGGAAAGCCAGTTGCAGGTGGTGATCCGCGACTCCGGCCGCGCCCAGCCGCGCGATGTCGGCTGGCTGGGTGCCGAGCAGCGCTGGACAGTCGGCAGCCTGGGCACCGCCGCCACCTTCGTCAGCAGTGGCCTGGGCTTCGCCTGGCTGCCCCGGCACATGATCGAGCGCGAGCTGCGCGAAGGTGTGCTCAAGCCGTTGCCGCTGGACCAGGGTGGCAGCCGCCACCCACTGTTCTACCTTTACTCCAGCAAAGAGAAGACCCTGGGCCCGGCGACGCAGATCCTCATCGACCTGCTGCGCAATTTCGACACCGCGCCACTGGACGTGCCCTTCGCAGCCCCCGCCCAAGCCTGAGAGGACCGCGCCCATGGCCTATTTCGAACACGAAGGATGCGCACTGCATTACCAGGTCCATGGCCAAGGCGAACCG harbors:
- a CDS encoding addiction module antidote protein; the protein is MTETFSEFDPAQYLTTPEAIAQFMTDALETGDAGYVAKAVGVVARAKGMSELAKETGLSREQLYRSFSEHGNPTLKSFLTVMKALGIDMTAQPHLAGHRSRPLN
- a CDS encoding DEAD/DEAH box helicase, with the protein product MFSQFALHERLLKAVAELNFVEPTPVQAAAIPLALQGRDLRVTAQTGSGKTAAFVLPLLNRLVDLRERRVEIRALILLPTRELAQQTLKQVQLFAQFTYIKAGLVTGGEDFKEQAAMLRKVPDVLIGTPGRLLEQLNAGNLDLSHVQVLILDEADRMLDMGFAEDMERLCKECENRQQTLLFSATTGGAALRDIIGKVLKDPEHLMLNSVSQLAEGTRQQIITADHDQHKEQIVQWLLANETFDKAIIFTNTRALADRIYGHLVAKDVKAFVLHGEKDQKDRKLALERFKQGSSKVLVATDVAARGLDIDGLDLVINFDMPRSGDEYVHRVGRTGRAGGEGLAISLITHNDWNLMSSIERYLKQQFERRVIKEVKGTYNGPKKVKASGKAAGSKKKKVEKKSGDKKAAAKRKPSAKPKANAPLASADGLAPLKKRKAAAE
- a CDS encoding mechanosensitive ion channel family protein, with protein sequence MDIQRIWRDSLDLWGTLDRHPMLHAAIGLAVLLLISLVIGRLARFLVLHGARLLARQPALRWLDDLRNNKVFHRLAQTTPSLVLQFGLKLVPELSDTAQHFLGNVALAFTLLFMTLALSCLLDALLDIYARTEHARTRSIKGYVQLAKMMLWIFAAIVIVATLIDRSPLLLLSGLGAMSAVLLLVYKDTLLSFVASVQLTSNDMLHVGDWIEMPQVGADGDVVDITLHTVKVQNFDKTIVSIPTWRLMSESFRNYRGMQQSGGRRIKRSLFIDAAGVRFLTREEEQRLSQVHLLADYLAAKRQELQRWNEAMGPVAELSANRRKLTNIGTFRAFALAYLKNHPNVHPNMTCMVRQMQTTAEGVPLEIYCFTTTTVWADYERIQGDIFDYLLAVLPEFGLSLYQQPSGNDMRVGLAGRTMPEPAPRRLEEMNEV
- a CDS encoding DUF3077 domain-containing protein translates to MAIEETPVTVGKTTFYQGENQTHPLFRIEPGIPCQNAREQASELMGYARDLSIDGLMEDKPQLLWASHYLCALAKALLDDAELGMMKSAENRSPAAPL
- a CDS encoding DUF6119 family protein, whose translation is MPNTYNIYKVKHHKINELKEKLKSVGLIEQKTIPTPNYSKTFYFSENIKGNDIWWWNTYREFFNDNVKEPKNTFNFGMLLCQNLEDQEQIYAVSLGKSHFYLSKFIHLDFGIDLAIRVADENTILLKKSRYFTGTKRQDVSSYQRFQIDSYEAGESVDHLKLKAANKDIWGDRNIIFADSIQMDMDKQPLELSAIFQQIDESFRGEKIIHLPKLESVDAEAASELDKLLLNHLKNADGEVLIEEFQVHGIAICFSFHDYDYEIKAKVDKGNYRQVLGNTIDIQAISEFLVAHADITDINNISVQFKSEDSGRFTRPLKEILDCPIEYEDQHYFLKSGEWFVFNQTFMSYLKRSLGNIEVKLEEPLVESAFIVWQTEKRENANPEDDKIDYREAYFNQKICKDRDYELLDRVLTDIKSLEQKRRNYQVEVADLYNNGEIISVKISKKKPELIYNIEQSRDAITLIKNKTIKFDKEFNSAALWFVFEDIVEKITDVNSIQFLLAVESWHKLVKSHGLTPRIYISKHERDVEKKRKKKA
- a CDS encoding GNAT family N-acetyltransferase, with translation MEYHIRPATSKDAAAISRVALAALRESNSQDYPPDVIAQVERSFSLEVVTAQLTKRMVFVALLGEKIIGTAGLDADVVRSVFVDPAHQKVGVGRHLMKVIHATAVRAGVGTVRVASSITAEKFYAALGYQRIRDEFYGVERTIVMEKRL
- a CDS encoding cytosine permease, which codes for MKLETRSIEFVPHAERYGTPKRLFTIWFSSNFQITALMVGTLGVASGLSLGWTLLGLLVGNLIGTVFMAAHSAQGPHLGVPQMIQSRAQFGVHGAALPLLVMVTAAVLFLAASGVLMRNALQALVPMSDDQAIVVVGVLTFVIGFVGYELIHRLGAWMSLLSTLVFAGALVLILLHPGDMATTTAVSTGFSFTAFNLIVAQSASWTLGYGPYVADYSRYLPANVNPRATFWATYCGCALGSFAMMALGALVAVELPSALGHDPATAIAALFGPWAPLALAVIALGVIQYNVLCLYSAYMSSVTIFGAFKTIRRVTATAKALVMAGLTAAATVIAIATQYNFDTFFADILIGQLYLLIPWSAINLVDYYWVCRGDYDVGALYDAKGRYGCFNRRSLAVYAVSIIGTIPFMKLSFYTGFVAEWLGADISWAMGLILAGALYCMVHGRENKPLLATKECASLTRP
- a CDS encoding carboxylate/amino acid/amine transporter; the protein is MGYLIIVALIQAFSFSLIGEYLAGHVDSYFAVLARVVLAGLVFLPLTRWRQVEPRFMRSMLLIGALQYGITYVCLYLSFRVLTVPEVLLFTILTPLHVTLIEDAMNRRFNPWALVAALVAVAGAAVIRFDTISGEFFIGFLLLQLANFTYAAGQVLYRHLVARHPSDLPHYKRFGYFYLGALIVVLPAFLLFGNAQHLPSTDVQWLVLLFLGLCPTALGLYWWNKGACLVSGATLAVMNNLHVPVGLLLNLLIWNQHEPLGRLLLGGAVILASVWMSRLGSLPLSGKAWRR
- a CDS encoding FMN-dependent NADH-azoreductase, which translates into the protein MSRVLIIESSARQQDSVSRQLTRDFIQQWQAAHPADQISVRDLAVNPVPHLDANLLGGWMKPEEQRSAAELEALARSNELTDELLAADVLVMAAPMYNFTIPSTLKAWLDHVLRAGITFKYTPTGPQGLLTGKRAIVLTARGGIHAGASSDHQEPYLRQVMAFIGIHDVDFIHAEGLNMSGEFHEKGVNQAKARLAAVA
- a CDS encoding 3-phosphoglycerate kinase, whose product is MKKCCAAILMCLPLGAMAYPIDVEKELTGVKLDYTAYDTAYDIGAITLNNYGQVPAACKVTFRNGPEAPRVRRVNVPAGKSVDVTAKFNRQIIKLRIALNCNAE
- a CDS encoding LysR family transcriptional regulator, producing MKAPRVTLDQWRTLQAVVDHGGFAQAAEALHRSQSSVSYTVARMQEQLGVPLLRIDGRKAVLTEAGNVLLRRSRHLVKQASQLEDLAHHMEQGWEAEVRLVVDAAYPSARLVRALAAFMPQSRGCRVRLREEVLSGVEEVMHEGIADLAISSYSIGGYLGAELSAVEFVAVAHPEHSLHRLGRELTFQDLESQLQVVIRDSGRAQPRDVGWLGAEQRWTVGSLGTAATFVSSGLGFAWLPRHMIERELREGVLKPLPLDQGGSRHPLFYLYSSKEKTLGPATQILIDLLRNFDTAPLDVPFAAPAQA